The Castor canadensis chromosome 8, mCasCan1.hap1v2, whole genome shotgun sequence genome contains a region encoding:
- the LOC109684057 gene encoding keratin, type II cuticular Hb5-like isoform X1, translated as MASRSYRINSNCGARNFSSYSAVMPKPGAHSCISAMAYHSGDSPVGLGYKRLGGFGSRSLCLVGSPRIAVSCRRPLCSGGSFGYRAGGLCWPSPPCITTVTVNESLLTPLNLDIDPNAQGVKHEEKEQIKCLNNKFAAFINKVRFLEQQNKLLETKWQFYQKRKCCNSNLEPIFSGYIETLRREAEHVEANSGSLASELNHVQEVLESYKKKYEEELALRATAETEFVLLKKDIDSAYLGKADLEANVESLREETIFLQSLYEQEICHLQSQISETSVVVKMDNTRELNMDMVVAEIKAQYDDIAGRSRAEAKSWYQTKCKEVKATVDQQGENLRKTKEELNELNRMIQRLTTEVENAKQQRCKLEAAIVESEQQGEAALTDARCKQTGLEEALQKAKQDMACLLKEYQEVMNSKLGLDVEIATYRKLLEVEESRLCEGVGSVNICVSRSQGGVVFGDLSSTVSCSLGTMAINGGGLCSPSVVGTWSSARSVRFA; from the exons ATGGCAAGCCGCTCCTACCGCATCAACTCCAATTGTGGGGCCAGAAATTTCAGTTCCTACTCCGCAGTCATGCCCAAGCCTGGGGCCCACAGCTGCATCAGTGCCATGGCCTACCATAGCGGGGACAGTCCTGTGGGGCTAGGTTACAAGCGCTTGGGGGGCTTTGGCAGCAGGAGCCTGTGTTTGGTGGGGTCTCCTCGGATTGCAGTGAGCTGCAGACGGCCCTTATGCAGTGGGGGCAGCTTTGGCTACCGGGCAGGGGGCCTTTGCTGGCCCAGTCCCCCCTGTATCACCACTGTGACAGTCAATGAGAGCCTCCTTACGCCCCTCAACTTAGATATTGACCCTAATGCACAGGGCGTGAAGCACGAGGAGAAGGAGCAGATCAAGTGCCTCAACAACAAGTTTGCTGCCTTCATCAACAAG GTGCGCTTCCTGGAGCAGCAGAACAAGCTGCTGGAGACCAAGTGGCAATTCTACCAGAAGCGCAAGTGCTGCAACAGCAATCTGGAGCCAATCTTCAGTGGCTACATCGAGACACTAAGGCGGGAGGCTGAGCACGTGGAGGCCAACAGCGGGAGCCTGGCCTCAGAGCTCAACCATGTGCAGGAGGTGTTGGAGAGCTACAAGAAGAA GTATGAAGAGGAACTGGCCCTTAGGGCCACAGCTGAGACTGAGTTCGTGCTGTTGAAGAAG GACATAGACAGTGCCTATCTGGGCAAGGCGGACCTGGAGGCCAATGTGGAGTCACTGAGGGAGGAGACCATCTTCCTTCAGTCCCTCTATGAGCAG GAAATCTGCCATCTTCAGTCACAGATCTCTGAAACCTCAGTCGTAGTGAAAATGGACAACACCCGGGAGCTAAACATGGACATGGTTGTAGCTGAGATCAAGGCTCAGTATGACGATATTGCTGGCCGTAGCCGGGCTGAGGCCAAGTCCTGGTATCAAACTAAG TGCAAGGAAGTGAAGGCCACAGTGGACCAGCAGGGTGAGAACCTCCGCAAAACCAAGGAAGAGCTCAACGAGCTGAATCGAATGATCCAGAGGCTGACGACGGAGGTGGAGAATGCCAAGCAGCAG CGCTGTAAGCTAGAGGCTGCCATAGTGGAGTCAGAGCAGCAGGGCGAGGCAGCCCTCACTGATGCCCGCTGCAAACAGACTGGGCTGGAGGAGGCCCTGCAGAAGGCCAAGCAGGACATGGCCTGCCTGCTCAAGGAGTACCAGGAGGTGATGAACTCCAAGCTGGGCCTGGATGTGGAGATTGCCACTTACCGCAAACTGCTGGAGGTCGAGGAGAGCCG gTTGTGTGAAGGCGTGGGCTCAGTCAATATCT GTGTGAGCCGTTCCCAGGGTGGTGTGGTCTTCGGGGACCTCAGTTCCACTGTCTCGTGTAGCCTGGGGACCATGGCCATCAATGGCGGTGGCTTGTGCTCCCCCTCTGTGGTGGGGACCTGGTCCAGTGCAAGATCTGTGCGGTTTGCATAG
- the LOC109684057 gene encoding keratin, type II cuticular Hb5-like isoform X2, translating into MASRSYRINSNCGARNFSSYSAVMPKPGAHSCISAMAYHSGDSPVGLGYKRLGGFGSRSLCLVGSPRIAVSCRRPLCSGGSFGYRAGGLCWPSPPCITTVTVNESLLTPLNLDIDPNAQGVKHEEKEQIKCLNNKFAAFINKVRFLEQQNKLLETKWQFYQKRKCCNSNLEPIFSGYIETLRREAEHVEANSGSLASELNHVQEVLESYKKKYEEELALRATAETEFVLLKKDIDSAYLGKADLEANVESLREETIFLQSLYEQEICHLQSQISETSVVVKMDNTRELNMDMVVAEIKAQYDDIAGRSRAEAKSWYQTKCKEVKATVDQQGENLRKTKEELNELNRMIQRLTTEVENAKQQRCKLEAAIVESEQQGEAALTDARCKQTGLEEALQKAKQDMACLLKEYQEVMNSKLGLDVEIATYRKLLEVEESRCEPFPGWCGLRGPQFHCLV; encoded by the exons ATGGCAAGCCGCTCCTACCGCATCAACTCCAATTGTGGGGCCAGAAATTTCAGTTCCTACTCCGCAGTCATGCCCAAGCCTGGGGCCCACAGCTGCATCAGTGCCATGGCCTACCATAGCGGGGACAGTCCTGTGGGGCTAGGTTACAAGCGCTTGGGGGGCTTTGGCAGCAGGAGCCTGTGTTTGGTGGGGTCTCCTCGGATTGCAGTGAGCTGCAGACGGCCCTTATGCAGTGGGGGCAGCTTTGGCTACCGGGCAGGGGGCCTTTGCTGGCCCAGTCCCCCCTGTATCACCACTGTGACAGTCAATGAGAGCCTCCTTACGCCCCTCAACTTAGATATTGACCCTAATGCACAGGGCGTGAAGCACGAGGAGAAGGAGCAGATCAAGTGCCTCAACAACAAGTTTGCTGCCTTCATCAACAAG GTGCGCTTCCTGGAGCAGCAGAACAAGCTGCTGGAGACCAAGTGGCAATTCTACCAGAAGCGCAAGTGCTGCAACAGCAATCTGGAGCCAATCTTCAGTGGCTACATCGAGACACTAAGGCGGGAGGCTGAGCACGTGGAGGCCAACAGCGGGAGCCTGGCCTCAGAGCTCAACCATGTGCAGGAGGTGTTGGAGAGCTACAAGAAGAA GTATGAAGAGGAACTGGCCCTTAGGGCCACAGCTGAGACTGAGTTCGTGCTGTTGAAGAAG GACATAGACAGTGCCTATCTGGGCAAGGCGGACCTGGAGGCCAATGTGGAGTCACTGAGGGAGGAGACCATCTTCCTTCAGTCCCTCTATGAGCAG GAAATCTGCCATCTTCAGTCACAGATCTCTGAAACCTCAGTCGTAGTGAAAATGGACAACACCCGGGAGCTAAACATGGACATGGTTGTAGCTGAGATCAAGGCTCAGTATGACGATATTGCTGGCCGTAGCCGGGCTGAGGCCAAGTCCTGGTATCAAACTAAG TGCAAGGAAGTGAAGGCCACAGTGGACCAGCAGGGTGAGAACCTCCGCAAAACCAAGGAAGAGCTCAACGAGCTGAATCGAATGATCCAGAGGCTGACGACGGAGGTGGAGAATGCCAAGCAGCAG CGCTGTAAGCTAGAGGCTGCCATAGTGGAGTCAGAGCAGCAGGGCGAGGCAGCCCTCACTGATGCCCGCTGCAAACAGACTGGGCTGGAGGAGGCCCTGCAGAAGGCCAAGCAGGACATGGCCTGCCTGCTCAAGGAGTACCAGGAGGTGATGAACTCCAAGCTGGGCCTGGATGTGGAGATTGCCACTTACCGCAAACTGCTGGAGGTCGAGGAGAGCCG GTGTGAGCCGTTCCCAGGGTGGTGTGGTCTTCGGGGACCTCAGTTCCACTGTCTCGTGTAG
- the LOC109684053 gene encoding keratin, type II cuticular Hb5, which translates to MSCRSYRINSGCGVTRNFSSCSAVAPKTGNRCCISAAPYRGVSCYRGLTGFSSRSLCNPSSCGPRMAVGGFRAGSSGRSFGYRSGGVCGPTPPCITTVSVNESLLTPLNLEIDPNAQCVKHEEKEQIKCLNSKFAAFIDKVRFLEQQNKLLETKWQFYQNQRCCESNLEPLFSGYIETLRREAECVEADSGRLASELNHVQEVLEGYKKKYEEEVALRATAENEFVVLKKDVDCAYLRKSDLEANVEALVEESSFLKRLYEEEIRVLQAHISDTSVIVKMDNSRDLNMDCVVAEIKAQYDDVASRSRAEAESWYRTKCEEMKATVIRHGETLRHTKEEINELNRIIQRLTAEIENAKCQRAKLETAVAEAEQQGEAALTDARCKLAELESALQKAKQDMACLLKEYQEVMNSKLGLDIEIATYRRLLEGEEHRLCEGVGSVNVCVSSSRGGVTCGGLTYSSTPGRQIASGPAATGGCITVMAPDSCTPCQPRSSTFSCGSSRSVRFA; encoded by the exons ATGTCCTGCCGCTCTTATAGGATCAACTCAGGGTGTGGAGTCACCAGAAACTTCAGCTCCTGCTCAGCTGTGGCTCCCAAAACAGGCAACCGCTGCTGCATCAGTGCTGCTCCCTACCGAGGGGTGTCCTGCTACCGGGGGCTGACCGGCTTCAGCAGCCGCAGCCTCTGTAACCCCAGCTCCTGCGGTCCCCGCATGGCTGTTGGGGGCTTCCGCGCTGGCTCCAGCGGACGCAGCTTCGGGTACCGCTCCGGCGGTGTGTGTGGACCCACCCCACCCTGCATCACCACCGTGTCGGTCAACGAGAGTCTGCTCACGCCCCTCAACCTGGAGATCGACCCCAATGCGCAGTGCGTGAAGCACGAGGAGAAGGAGCAGATCAAGTGCCTCAACAGCAAGTTTGCTGCCTTCATCGACAAG GTACGCTTCCTGGAGCAGCAGAACAAGCTACTAGAGACCAAGTGGCAGTTCTACCAGAACCAGCGCTGCTGTGAGAGCAACCTGGAGCCACTCTTCAGTGGCTACATTGAGACACTGAGACGGGAGGCTGAGTGCGTGGAGGCGGACAGTGGGAGGCTGGCCTCAGAGCTCAACCATGTGCAGGAGGTGCTGGAGGGCTACAAGAAAAA GTATGAAGAGGAGGTGGCTCTGAGAGCCACAGCAGAGAATGAGTTTGTGGTTCTAAAGAAG GACGTGGACTGTGCCTACCTACGGAAATCAGACCTGGAGGCCAATGTGGAGGCCCTGGTAGAGGAGTCGAGCTTCCTGAAACGCCTCTATGAAGAG GAGATCCGTGTTCTCCAAGCTCACATCTCAGACACCTCGGTGATCGTCAAGATGGACAACAGCCGGGACCTGAACATGGACTGCGTTGTCGCTGAGATCAAGGCTCAGTATGACGATGTTGCCAGCCGCAGCCGGGCAGAGGCTGAGTCCTGGTACCGCACCAAG TGTGAGGAGATGAAGGCCACAGTGATCCGGCATGGAGAGACCCTGCGACACACCAAGGAGGAGATCAATGAGCTGAACCGCATCATCCAGAGGCTGACGGCCGAGATCGAGAATGCCAAGTGCCAG CGTGCCAAGCTGGAGACTGCTGTGGCTGAGGCAGAACAGCAGGGCGAGGCAGCCCTCACTGATGCCCGCTGCAAGCTGGCCGAGCTGGAGAGCGCCCTGCAGAAGGCCAAGCAGGACATGGCCTGCCTGCTGAAGGAGTACCAGGAGGTGATGAACTCCAAACTGGGCCTGGACATCGAGATCGCCACCTACAGGCGCCTGCTGGAGGGCGAGGAGCACAG GCTGTGCGAGGGTGTGGGCTCCGTGAATGTCT GTGTCAGCAGCTCCCGTGGCGGAGTCACCTGTGGGGGCCTCACATATAGTTCCACCCCTGGGCGCCAGATCGCCTCTGGTCCTGCAGCTACTGGGGGCTGTATTACAGTGATGGCCCCTGACTCCTGCACCCCCTGCCAGCCTCGCTCCTCCACCTTCAGCTGTGGGAGCAGCCGGTCAGTCCGCTTTGCGTAG